The following DNA comes from Anticarsia gemmatalis isolate Benzon Research Colony breed Stoneville strain chromosome 10, ilAntGemm2 primary, whole genome shotgun sequence.
CATCAGATCCAAAAGCTGCTCTCGTAAGCAAGATACCTCAAACTCGTTGTCCGGATTATTGATACAAATGCCTTTTTAATTAATCTAGTGACTTTATGATTAGAGTAGTGAATATGAATGCTTTTTATTCAACTGCATGTCGATTTTTATGACATGGTAAACCAAAGACAATTCTTGTCTAAGGGTTGGCAAACAATTGTAAGCTCTAGAAAAGTGGGCTTTTGAAattcattaacaatgttagacTAATAGTAGTTTTGCttgttaaaatgaatgtttattttaactgaAATTACACATAATTAAATTGGTGCTATGTTTTATCagaagaataatttaaaaattgctTATATTAACACTGTTACATTGTTCATTATCTTAAcgcatcataaaaataatagtgtTCATCATGTCATTTTGtactaatacaataatatgttatgCAATTGGCCGAAAGAAAGTATTGACAATAGTTGGAAACATATCAAAAAAGCAAGccttgtaaaatatattaacccCATAAATGTAAGGTGGTTGCTCAATGGCATTATGATGTATTTCATTAACATCTTTATTGTTCTTATATtctaaaacattacattttgtgTGATCCTACTACCTACAGTGAACTATTGTATCTATATTATAAGAATTGCCAAGTGTTTCTTAGatcagaaatatatttaaaacagaaaaattGTCTGAACATAATGTGGGATCACATATAAATTGTACTTCTCTCTTCCAAAAGTTAACATGTAAAAGACTTGTTCCATATCCAACTTCATGCTTTTATAGCATAAATTTttcacctgattactttttcattTCATGGAACAGTCTTGCCCTCTTACTATGATGAACaacttcttattttatttataagttacttatataaactgtaaaatttGTAGAGATAGAATTTTGTGATAATATGactaataaatgttaaatttgtCATTTATGTGGGTATATACATGTACCTTCAACAATATTTTGGATGGTTCAATGCAAACATAAAAAAGATCCTTTTGCGAATCTCAATCTTATGTCAATAACTATTATGCTTCTACCAACAATAATGAAACTATAATTTGTCTTAGTGTGAAAAAAATTGCTAAACATGTCATTTGAATTTATGTTGTATACATGCATACTCAATGTTAATGCCTACCTATATACTGGCATCAGaaatagaataacaaaaaatgctttattacaGCCAAACCAATTCTGTTTATTAATCTAAAgagtaaattatattagatgGGCTTATCGTTTTTTCTGAGGCAATGTTTGTATACAGCAATCATGTTGACCATTTATAAAGAGGGCTGATAttcatattgttataatattgtttggGAATATTGCTATTTTTTACTACAGGGTAAAAGCTTTAATTGGAAGTTGGTACCTTCTACAATAAGCAGTGGAGCATTAGTGATgtatagtaatttaaatttattatggaCTTGATACAATAATGCATCAGTGGTGATAATTTGCTGGGCAGTGAGCTAGTTAGCTAATACCAAACATATTTTGttgcattttcaaaattatagtaAGCCAATTTTTGACATTACCACAGTTATGATGTCCAGTTAAGTAGCATAGTTATTGTAGGATATcatcaatcaataaaattttattaaaataatgcaatagggtaattataaaagtttaattcaTGCAGTATATAGTTTGCAGCAATTTATGTAATAAGCAGCTAACTAGATAATTTTGCTTGTAGTTAATGCAGACGTATTGAACCATTCAgatgacaaatatttgtcttaaaCCTGAAAATGAACCCTTAATTATTATGGTGtattaatagaattaaaattgttgtagtttttataaacattttacaagtAGTAACTTGGCAAGCTTGTGTAAATTGTATCGAAAGTGATACCATTGTAAAAGTtcctttgttatttttagaactatttatttattgaaaagatGGCACTGCACTGGCACTATTTGCAAGGGCCACATGATATTAGAAAAGAATTTAAATGAACCAACTAAGCATTTTCTAGTTAATAAGTTCTTACCTAAATATAGGTAAGACGATTAGTAGTAGAAGCGAAACATGTagattataaagttatttattgaaCAGATGAAGCATAGTTTCGGCCCTTACCGTGCCATCGCCATGTTTGGGCTAACAAGAGGTGAGATAACATAAATCAGCCCTCATCAAAACAAACTGTCATTTGGACCTTACCTAAGTTGATCAGAAGAACAAACGCCTCGAACAAGTTTTTGATAAGTCGCAAGTTCGTcactgttaaaaataatgaaatcacCTATTTTTGATCCATTTGAACTCTTGATAAAAGTGTACCTACTTATCTCATTTGGAATGGTTATTGCAAAGTCATACTTCATTATTTCTCTAGTGGCGGACCAGAAACAAAAGATAGGTACATATTGATAGACATTTTTATTCACATACATTCAAgaacaatatttatgtacacttaTGCATACTTACTTACTGTAATTGATCATTACAAATGTTGTTTCTCTGAACATTTCATTTAGATAATTTCTGCACACAATTTGACTATTTCGACCTTTGAATAATGCAGTCTTGACATAATCTATATTGTATGTTTGAAATTTGAGGTAAATATACCTCTgtcttaatgttattattatgatattctCATTCTTGTTATGAATGGTAAAACTATGTGAAGACCTGACCATACGCACtattaatgatatatttgtaCTTTATGTCTGTGTAGGTATTTGTTTGCATGTTCTAGCTGTCTGTAATGTTACTAAATCTATTAAGTGTTGGTACAATCACGTTGAAATTGTCATCACGTCTAAGGAGCAATTTTGTAGACATAGATGGTGGATCAAAGTATATGCGTCTCTTGgggaatattttcaataatatggACATAATTAAGTTGTAGATGCGAGCACAGTTTATCTTGATAGTCTAAAGATAATTTATCTTACCAATACCAacacgaaattattttttttacttacctgacccattttgtaaacaaatagcTTATctcttatttttgtaattacttaagaaataatagtgtcaaaaaatatatttgccaTTTCATAGTATTACCCTAATAGAGATTACTAAAGTAACTACATACAATGTTTACTGTACCAATACCCACCTATGCAGGCACTGCACTGGTGACACGCTCGACGCACCTCCGAAGAGCACTAACTATTGTTAAGAACGTTGAACTCATGTCAAGATTGTATCTTAAATATTCTATGTGTCTCCTACCTTTCCTTGTACAGAAGACTTTGATGTAAATGGGCTTTTGCCCAGTTGTGAATTTTCAATGTTTACCTTATGCTTATCTAATATATGTTCATTGTTCATACATCGATGTATCATCTATTGATGTTTTTAATCTCACTGTGATTTTCATTATTGTTtggtgtaaatataaaattatattgagttTTAAATCGGTCTTTTCATGTGTTCGcaacattaaaacaaacatagttaactgtaaactttattttatatacatttttacaaaataatactaatgTCTTTGTACAATCAATAACAAATACATCAGATCACGAGATTCATAAGCACCAATATTcacatcaaatatttaaaggCACTGAAGTTGCCTTCTTTTAACACCTACCTATACACgtacatatttacttaatttcaGCTAATACCTAATTACAAGGGGATACCTtgttaaaatagttcctatatcttattaaaatagttcATTTTGgtaacaattataatttcaaatttattttatctaggaAATTTTCaccgttataaataaaaacatgaaaaaataaaaccattatatctgtaatatattagtatctacctatacctacttacttatttagGAAACCGGACGCAATTTTGATCAATTGTCTAGCTCTCGATGAAGAGTTCGTAAACagcctatattattattagatttatacGAAAAAAACGGCAATCAAACTTTTCGACTTGCGTCTTCTAAAGGAACCATTGATTCTGGTGCTTTGTTGTCTTCAGAATAAGTTCTGTTTCGCTTTTTACCCACACAACTAGTGAATAATGTATCGCCTTTGCCAAACCGTTCACCATCGGCAAGTGATTGGGGCATGGGTTGATTCATTGTCTCTGGGAGGAACATGCATAAAAATCCAGAGACGACTGCGACCACTCCAAAAGTAATAGCAGGGATTTTAGGATTGAATGAATCTAATAGAGTAATTAATGGTGTTAAAGCTCCAGATAACCTAGCGCACATAGAGCCCAGTCCCATCGCGGAGTTACGAACGACTGTTGGAAATAACTCTGCTGAATAGTTGTAAATTATAGCAAAAGACCCAGCGATAAATAATTTGCCCGCAATTACTATACCAGTAGAGATAGTGCTCCCTGCTGGGAGAAAAGTTGCTATTACACACGCTGCACCACCCACTAACATCATAGAGCTTATCAGTGGCCTTCTACCCCAAATATCTAAGAAATAGACGACAGCAGCATAGCTTGGAAGTTCTACAAAACCTAAAATAGCTGTGATTAAGTATGGGTTTCCTTCAAGTTTGCCAGTGCTCAAAGTGAGACCATAATATGCTATAGAATTTGCAAACCAAcagaaacaaacatttaatgTTTTGTTCCTCAAATTAGGAGTTTTAAACAAATCGCCCGTCCCGGCAGAGGGTGCATCGGAGCCCTTTGATGCTTTAGCTTTGCCTCGGGAAACTAATTCAGCCCTATCTAATGTGTCTTCCGATTTGTTACATTTCAAGGCCTTTTCTACTATGTCTACAGATTCTTTAGACCTGCCCTGGGCCCACAACCAACGAGGCGATTCGTCCATTATCCAAATATGTGGAATAAGAAGTAGACTATGAAGTCCGTATATCACTTGGAGTATTTGTCTATCGTCGATGAGCGCTCCCCAACCCGCTACTAACATGATACCGCCAGCAAACGCCGCTTGGAACGCAACACCACAAGCGGTTCTTTTACTCGCTCCTACCAATTCCATAGTCAGTACAAAGCCAGTGATGTACGAACCAGCCGATCCAAAGATTCCGTACAAAAATCGTACGACCAAGAATGACCAATATTCTGGTATAAATGCAACTAATACACCAAAAACTAGTTGAAGCACTCCTGACCAGCAAAATATGGTTTTTCTTCCATATTTGTCCGCCATACCTCCCAGAACGACGGCTCCAGTGAAAACTCCTAACATGTAAATTGATTGTGCTAATGCTCCCATCCACCTTTGGTCACAAACTAGATTCCATTCTATGGCTCTAGAGGACGATCTATACGTTGTATCAAATACCCATTTAGAACAAGTCATAGTTTCACTATTGTTGTCGTAAATTAAACAGTTATGAAGACTACCAGAAGGCGTTCTGGGTATCGCTGCTAATATTTGTGAAGAATTCCAGTCTGCTACTGACTCGTTTGTGTCAACACCATCGATCCAGCACCTGCAAATTGAAagcaattaattatacattaaagAGGCTTATGTCACTaatcacaatataaaattttctattagtttcatatacataaaatgaagacatacttatttagaaaatagTAAGATAACATTACCTCAATTTTTCGTGCTAAATTAGCTTCTATTAGTTCTTCTACCTACTGTTTAAGAGCaaataataactattgtatGCAGCGTTGTGTTACTTCTTATGTACCTAATTCCTTTTttaaaactcccgcactaaaaatacatattttgtcgcggatattttacgaaaatataaactatgGACAAAGAAAAAAGTCAGACCATCAACAACTACTTATTTGTTCATTGCACAAATATATATGTTcagtttgggaatcgaaccagcGACGAGCgcgaaaggagaatgggcaaaatagtatggagcctgggcgatccgcggccaaacttgattttttgtttttttaatgtagtttagtcctataattaccgtgtagaagttttattgccgcgacgcacttatatgacgaacaaaatacatttttgtttttgagcacttttaatagtataaaaacatatttttggcttatattcggagattaaataaaaagtactatttatattattgcatacaaatgtagacattattaatattcgaacaatcataacatgtaaatatatgtataaatatcgtaacaaataaacatcttgctcttctataatatattcactgagacgacttatctgtcttgaatgctcagcttaaaaacgaggcattcatagccagttgcgctcactggtcggtaaacaatctgttggttaagcaaccgttggcgcggtcattctatagatgggtgaccgcattgtggtatttgaactgagcttctccgtgcttccgagggcacgtaaaaagtcggtcccggttgttgtcaactaagataacattcgggcggcttgaacaactttgaaactgggtgaaccatatgatagatagatatgagttacgattattgttcattttgatggcattgcaatcgttataagaagatataacgttattacacaacattaaatgcattacagacacgaaataattgtatttgttctatgaaattccattatatttacatgtcaatatattgtttcctgaaaggattgcagcgaaacgttcttagtaaaagttgttcctagttatcattactttaatttgacactactttcattaatggccgccgaccgcccaggagtgcccattctcctttacgAGGCTGTGATCACCTTACTTTTCGCTTTCCGGAAGATTGGGATCAGTGCCGCGCAATGACACGGTAGGTAATGTCTAAATTGTCTGTAAATTGttctaagtatttaaatatttctaaatgtaGCGGGTTAAGTTTTACACTGATGTTAGTTTAtctgtataattataatattcgcATAATTTCCTAGATTAAGTAAAACATTAATGTTGCCTTGACTAATCAGAACAGTACTTATTCTTTCGTGAGAAAAACCACTTAATCAATAAACGCTAAGTACAGTTAAgtgtgtaaattaattattgcaaCGACATTCAATTACCAATAATTGAATGTTTTCAATCTGGTCATTTGTCCACTTCAATAAGCTATAATGCGCCAGTCCAGGCTTTCTATGCAATAATATCTTTCATTTTATTCGAACCTGTGAACGTTACCCGTTATTTAGGAGctccaattttattaaattcgtaTAACTTCTAGCTGCTCATTGCAgaacttaataacttaattctACTTACTAAGATTTGgtatctgtagcgcgattctctgaAGTCCACTGTTTAGTATCGAAAGTtcgacatataaaatgtactgccaaaagtTCCTACGActcccgatagaggcgctgatcggattttatacaaagtttctcgatagctagccggtagcTAGTTAGCTACAGAACGCTGTCGTTGGTTTAACACCGTTTTGATTCAACGAGCGTGGAGGTCAGGCGACTGACCCACTACCAcgactcataaataaatatctctgAGTGaagggaaaaatatttttgataaacccTTGCACAATGTCCAATAAGCTACCTTATACCTGTCTTTTTCAAGATTATCCCGACTGATTGATGCTAACAATTTAATTAGACTAAGCTGAAAACAATAGGTACATTAATGTAACAAAGTAaaagacattattttcttaaaaacatttaattacgtATTGTACAAAagtgtacgtatgtgtgtagtGTATTCACTTAcaactacttaaaataattgacTGCACCTACcttgatttttaaaatgaagGTGTTTAACCTATTACAACATAAAATTGACGTTTACATAACATACCTTCATTAAATATTAGTCAATAAAAAAGTTAGTAGGTAGCTTCGAAGAGAAAATTGGCAAGTCCAAGGAATAAACTGAAAATAAGTGTTAGTTTcacaattttgttattatatcgGTTATTAGCAATTATTGTCACAAACAAAGAAAGTCTTATTTCGAGCACATTAAAtggcaattaaaaataatcgtaaCTAATAAATGTACGCTGCgttcttcaaataaaaaaatgcaacaaatgtgtttatttattttgtaaaagtctcaaaaatagttaaactaaagtaagtaaaaaatattggaaaaaaatgtttttgcttcATCGGAAGTCTATAGAAAAAGTCTTAGTGAAAACATACATTGTAAATCACAACCTCGTCTAGCTCCATAATAACATTTCTACACGAATTGAATTTACTTATGtactaaataaatgtactaatcAATAGACTCAAATGTGAACACATTTTACTCAATGTTCAGTCTTGAAGTTATAAGTCTCATTGATCAaggaaacaataatattacaattaatatgtAGATACATAGAATTTTCGcctttatttaaattctttattcaCTGGTAGATATGATAATAATCTTAGTTCAAATTACTGGCATTTACTGGCAAATACATTCTGGCGAAAATTCTATGTTTACCTGCTTTTCTTAAATGCACCAAATTAAATACACCCAAAACCGTAAAAATCGAGCACTTTGTGTGGCCGTTACATAACTTTCTATATAGTagataaatgtaaaaaagtatATGTTACGTTTCGTAAAATTTCATTGATATTTCTGCCACTGATCATCAGTCTATGTACGACAGGTGTACTTAGTAAGCTAATAAAATGTGAAGGAACTGACTAAAGCTATTTGAATCCGGCTATTTTTAGACCTCATAGGTAAGCGAGCAGTGTACCGACGTGAACCTATAATGTACTGAATTTGCATAAATACTCAAACGCGGGTACCAACTTGTGTGACCGATTAGCTTTACTTATTATCATGAATGTTTGGTGTACAAATTGTTAAAAGTTACGTTACATATTTTTCAGTCTAGTGTATAATGTTAATAGCCAGTGTATACCTAATGTTAAACATTTTGGTTAAACCATATTTTAGCCTAACATACTACATACGTATTAAatgctaaaaaatataattttagttagtacatttaatataaataagtaattattatgcTCATGTTTGCAACACaatgcttataataaaattgtcgaGTTCCGACTGGCAATGGTTTATTGAACGTGTGTCTccttaattacaattatttatgagtAGGTGTGTAACTGTGTACATGTTTCAATTAATTAGCCACAATGACTAGGCAGGTGTATATAAAATGACATAGATATCTATCTTTCACACAGGTATGCTGTGGTAAACATAAATTAGGTCAGTACTTGGTTACAAATTAAATCATAGCCTTAAACGAGCGGTGTCTACAGTAGTAGTCAGTAACTACTAAGCATTATTGAGAAACAGAATTTCATGTGTCTACCAAATGTACGTATAATATTGGTTATGTGTACAAATATCAACATTAAATAATGAACACTGTAAAGCGTGTATGCGTAAAGCTACATTGTACTAATGATTATTGTAAACGCTGCGCCGATACCTTTAACACTGTTATAACTAATAGTTGTtagtagtaattataataatccaGTCTAAAGCAGAGTTGATCATACGCACACAACCCGCCTGTATTAACTCTTGACTagaccatataaaaatattaaatagcaaTTTAATTACGTATTCAAACACTTACAAATAAATTCTTTGCAAAACAGTAACAGTAAGTATAAAAATCAAGGAACACTTAGCGTTATTATTAAGGGACACAATGTTAGTGTTCGTAAATATATAGTCCTAATAAAAGTGAGAAAAACATTGAGTAAAGTTCCATTAGCTCTAGCTTTaggtaaaaaatcacaaaagTATTGATTGGATTAATGTTGAATATCTTAATATTAATCGTCGTAAATTATACCAGTCTAACCTGTTACTCGTAGAAGtccattaaataaatgtatttagtagataggtattaaaattttgacttaAAATTTCACGGCTTTCGAtctgtcaataaaatattagggTTTCTTTTCCATGCTTTCGAGAGGTACCATAGTCTCCGGCAACTCCACAGATTCAGTGCTCTTCCGCCGGCCGCTGCAGTTCGTGAAACAAGTGTCACCTACACCAAACTTTTCGCCATCTTCTAGTGACTGAGGCAAACTTTTACCAATAGTTTCAGGTAAGAAAAAAGCAGAAAATCCGGATAATAAAGCTAAAAATCCAAATAGGGTCGTAGGAATCTTAGGGTTTAGAGTGTCTAGCAAATTGATTAGTGGCGTAAAAGCACCTGCGAAACTTGCGCACATACTTCCAAGTCCCACTCCAGAACTGCGGACAACAGTCGGGAAAAGTTCTGCCGAATACTTGTATATGATTGAGAAGGAGCCAGAAATGAAGAGCTTCCCTATCATAACGACACCGGTTGTCGTCGTAGAGCCGTGTGGTAGAGCAACTATAACTAAACAAGCGATTCCACCGATTATCATCATTGTACTCATTAGAGCCCTGTGTCCGACGCGGTCTAAAAAGTATACAATAATCACATACGCCGGCAATTCAACCACTCCCATTAAGAACATGATAAAGTAAGGGTTTCCGCTTAGTTTGCCGGTATTTAGTGAGAGTCCGTAGTAAACAACAGAGTTAACAAACCAGCTGCCACAAATAACTAGGGTTTTTCTAAGCATTCTTGGAGTCTTGAATAGGTCTGATGTCCCAGCGGAATGTTCGTCAGTATATTTGGCGCATGTTGCTTTACAGTGAGATACTAAGGCAGGCGTGTCAATAGATTCTGTAGAACCGTTGAATTTCAAAGCCTTTTCTATAATTGCAACCGACTCACGAGCGCGACCTTGCGCCCACAGCCACCTGGGAGACTCATCCATAAGGAACCAGTGAGGAAGTAACACAACTGCGTGTAAAGCATAAACTATTTGTAAATAGAATCTGTTATCTATTAAATATCCCCAAGCGGCCAGCAGCATTATTCCAATGGCAAACATTATTTGAAACGTAACACCGCATATGGAACGTTTACTCGGCCCGACTATTTCCATTGTTAACACAAACCCAGTTATGTATGAACCTGATCCGAAGATACCATAAAGGAATCGAAGAGCTACAAAACTGTAGTAGTCGGTAGTGAAAGCTACAGATGTGCCAAGTAAGAGTTGGAGGATTCCAGCCCAAAGGAAGGCCTTTTTTCTACCCAGCTTATCAGACAGACGTCCAAATAAAAGAGATCCAGCGATCACTCCGAACATGTATGCAGTTTGTGCAGCGGCACCCATCCAGCGCCGACCACAGACGAAGTCCCACTCGATACCGCGGGACGAGGTATAATATTCGGTGCTGTAAACATAGGACTGGCACGGTTCAATAGTGTTGTTTGTGCCGTACATTACACAGTTCTCTAATTTCCCCTGACCATTTTGTGGGATTGCAGCCAAGACAAGGGAGGAGTTCCACGGCTCCGTATGATTTGCACTGTCTATTCCTGGCAGGTAGCATCTGAAAATTgaaagtatatatttattgctCTCATATTGTTTGGTTATTGCGTGCTGTGCGATGCAAGGTGCATGTTAGTTGCCGTTTTATAACTTCATTCCATTCTATTAATGTTGTTAAACCTGT
Coding sequences within:
- the LOC142975804 gene encoding organic cation transporter protein isoform X1, encoding MDKDHALEEMMGKLGDFGRYQCFQFILHILAAMTAGMHMLSLVTVAAVPDHRCWIDGVDTNESVADWNSSQILAAIPRTPSGSLHNCLIYDNNSETMTCSKWVFDTTYRSSSRAIEWNLVCDQRWMGALAQSIYMLGVFTGAVVLGGMADKYGRKTIFCWSGVLQLVFGVLVAFIPEYWSFLVVRFLYGIFGSAGSYITGFVLTMELVGASKRTACGVAFQAAFAGGIMLVAGWGALIDDRQILQVIYGLHSLLLIPHIWIMDESPRWLWAQGRSKESVDIVEKALKCNKSEDTLDRAELVSRGKAKASKGSDAPSAGTGDLFKTPNLRNKTLNVCFCWFANSIAYYGLTLSTGKLEGNPYLITAILGFVELPSYAAVVYFLDIWGRRPLISSMMLVGGAACVIATFLPAGSTISTGIVIAGKLFIAGSFAIIYNYSAELFPTVVRNSAMGLGSMCARLSGALTPLITLLDSFNPKIPAITFGVVAVVSGFLCMFLPETMNQPMPQSLADGERFGKGDTLFTSCVGKKRNRTYSEDNKAPESMVPLEDASRKV
- the LOC142975804 gene encoding organic cation transporter protein isoform X2 produces the protein MDKDHALEEMMGKLGDFGRYQCFQFILHILAAMTAGMHMLSLVTVAAVPDHRCYLPGIDSANHTEPWNSSLVLAAIPQNGQGKLENCVMYGTNNTIEPCQSYVYSTEYYTSSRGIEWDFVCGRRWMGAAAQTAYMFGVIAGSLLFGRLSDKLGRKKAFLWAGILQLLLGTSVAFTTDYYSFVALRFLYGIFGSGSYITGFVLTMEIVGPSKRSICGVTFQIMFAIGIMLLAAWGYLIDNRFYLQIVYALHAVVLLPHWFLMDESPRWLWAQGRARESVAIIEKALKFNGSTESIDTPALVSHCKATCAKYTDEHSAGTSDLFKTPRMLRKTLVICGSWFVNSVVYYGLSLNTGKLSGNPYFIMFLMGVVELPAYVIIVYFLDRVGHRALMSTMMIIGGIACLVIVALPHGSTTTTGVVMIGKLFISGSFSIIYKYSAELFPTVVRSSGVGLGSMCASFAGAFTPLINLLDTLNPKIPTTLFGFLALLSGFSAFFLPETIGKSLPQSLEDGEKFGVGDTCFTNCSGRRKSTESVELPETMVPLESMEKKP